A single region of the Lotus japonicus ecotype B-129 chromosome 4, LjGifu_v1.2 genome encodes:
- the LOC130714753 gene encoding protein WEAK CHLOROPLAST MOVEMENT UNDER BLUE LIGHT 1-like, which produces MEPLSESPKLGDETSGNTDSSQPSKHVIDNSAPFESVKDYVSKFGGIVDWRNRRTQSLERSKLEKHDFEKADTAEELESTKKLIEELSFNLERIEKDELHAKEEAELVIHKIEEMEEDISNEASKEAKEQLEVENSVNIAAVSELEFVKKELDSLREEYNSMVSARDVAISNAEEAVSASKEIEKAVEDLTAELIATKESLNSIRTAHLEAEEQRSGVIDEESQNWKKELEQAEEEIKRLNEQVLSARVLKSKLDSSTSLLHDLKAELSQYMESKLQEESNDEQKKELEEVKMNIEKTSAEVTSLKGATMSLKSKLEQEKSVLAALKQSEEEASNVAKNLQDEVEKSRSALALLKVKEDEAREMMTELPKKLQAAAEEADQAKSLAHAAQEELLQAQEEAEQAKARANSLESRLQAAQKEIEASKVSEKLAKDSVKALEKSESAGSKVDPSSLVTLTIDEYHELSKRAQQAEEQANMRIESANSQMELAKESELRSLEKLEELNEELCVRRESLKIATENANKAKEGKLAVEQELRTWKAEQEQQGKQLTVAVHDSLSSKGKVPSNHTETGSASDATGKKKKKSLFPSKVVMFFAKRKTHPTK; this is translated from the exons ATGGAGCCACTGTCAGAATCCCCTAAG CTTGGTGATGAAACTTCAGGAAATACTGATTCTTCTCAACCTTCTAAGCATGTCATTGATAATTCAGCACCTTTTGAATCTGTCAAAGATTATGTGTCTAAGTTTGGAGGAATAGTTGATTGGAGAAACCGTCGAACCCAGAGCCTGGAG AGAAGCAAGCTTGAAAAACATGATTTTGAAAAAGCAGACACTGCTGAGGAATTGGAAAGCACTAAGAAACTAATAGAAGAACTCAGCTTTAACCTAGAAAGGATAGAAAAAGACGAGCTCCACGCGAAAGAAGAGGCCGAACTCGTGATTCACAAGATTGAAGAGATGGAGGAGGATATTTCAAATGAAGCTAGTAAGGAAGCCAAGGAACAGCTTGAGGTTGAAAATTCTGTCAATATCGCGGCTGTTTCAGAACTCGAGTTTGTGAAAAAGGAACTCGACTCACTGCGAGAGGAGTACAATTCTATGGTGAGTGCAAGGGATGTAGCTATCAGCAATGCAGAAGAGGCTGTTTCTGCATCCAAGGAGATTGAAAAGGCAGTGGAAGATTTGACTGCTGAGTTAATTGCAACAAAGGAGTCCTTGAATTCCATACGAACCGCACACTTGGAAGCGGAAGAACAAAGATCTGGAGTCATTGATGAAGAATCTCAGAACTGGAAGAAGGAACTTGAACAAGCGGAAGAGGAGATCAAAAGGCTAAATGAACAAGTTTTGTCCGCGAGGGTTCTTAAATCCAAATTGGATTCATCTACCTCTTTGCTGCATGATCTGAAAGCTGAATTATCACAATATATGGAATCAAAACTACAAGAGGAAAGTAATGATGAACAGAAAAAGGAACTTGAGGAAGTGAAGATGAACATAGAGAAAACATCTGCTGAGGTTACCAGCTTGAAGGGGGCTACAATGTCACTAAAATCAAAGCTAGAACAAGAGAAGTCAGTTCTCGCTGCCCTCAAGCAAAGTGAGGAAGAGGCTTCTAATGTAGCTAAGAACCTTCAAGATGAAGTGGAGAAATCTCGGTCGGCATTGGCTTTGCTTAAGGTGAAAGAGGATGAAGCGAGAGAGATGATGACCGAGCTGCCGAAGAAACTGCAGGCTGCAGCAGAAGAGGCTGATCAGGCCAAATCACTTGCTCATGCTGCTCAGGAAGAGCTTCTCCAAGCACAAGAAGAAGCTGAACAAGCCAAGGCGAGAGCGAACTCATTGGAAAGCAGATTGCAGGCAGCACAGAAGGAGATAGAAGCTTCCAAGGTTTCTGAAAAGTTGGCTAAAGATTCAGTCAAAGCATTGGAAAAGAGCGAATCGGCTGGAAGCAAGGTGGATCCTTCCTCTCTGGTGACACTCACGATCGACGAGTACCACGAGCTCAGTAAGCGAGCACAGCAAGCTGAGGAGCAAGCCAACATGAGGATTGAATCTGCCAATTCTCAGATGGAGCTAGCAAAGGAGTCTGAGTTGAGAAGCTTGGAGAAGTTGGAAGAGCTGAATGAAGAGTTATGTGTTAGAAGGGAATCTCTGAAGATTGCAACTGAGAATGCTAACAAAGCCAAAGAAGGAAAGTTAGCTGTAGAACAAGAGTTAAGAACATGGAAAGCTGAACAAGAGCAACAAGGGAAGCAGTTAACTGTGGCTGTGCATGACTCATTAAGCTCAAAGGGAAAAGTTCCTTCAAATCACACTGAAACTGGATCAGCCTCGGATGCAACCggcaaaaagaagaagaagtcaTTGTTTCCTTCAAAGGTTGTCATGTTCTTTGCCAAGAGAAAAACACACCCAACCAAGTGA
- the LOC130710414 gene encoding UPF0664 stress-induced protein C29B12.11c → MALNPQLFPNGMPVPFVNEMFVLARDGVEFEIDKIPGSGNHGGHLKTKGTIYLSNIRMVFVAKSPAGGLTAFDMPLLYTSGEKFNQPIFHCNNLSGHVEPVVPDDQHRALYSTHTFKILFKEGGCGTFIPLFFNLIASVRQYNQRANAQAQTQARVDPLQAAQTPVDEMMRHAYVDPNDPTRIFLQQPNADSQLRRRTYQPQEGGGHV, encoded by the exons ATGGCGTTGAATCCTCAACTCTTCCCCAACGGGATGCCCGTTCCTTTCGTCAACGAGATGTTCGTGTTGGCCAGAGATGGCGTCGAATTCGAGATCGACAAGATTCCTGGCTCCGG AAATCATGGGGGTCATCTCAAAACAAAGGGAACCATTTATTTGTCAAATATACGCATGGTCTTCGTTGCCAAAAGTCCAGCTGGAGGCCTTACAGCTTTTGATATGCCTTTG CTTTACACCAGTGGTGAAAAATTTAACCAGCCAATATTTCACTGCAACAATCTTTCTGGACATGTTGAGCCC GTAGTCCCAGATGACCAACATAGAGCTCTTTACTCCACACACACATTTAAGATCTTGTTCAAAGAGGGAGGCTGTGGAACCTTCATTCCTCTTTTCTTCAATTTGATTGCTTCAGTGAGACAATATAATCAACGCGCTAATGCGCAGGCGCAGACACAAGCTCGTGTGGATCCTTTGCAGGCAGCTCAGACTCCTgttgatgagatgatgagacATGC GTACGTTGATCCTAATGATCCAACAAGAATATTTCTGCAGCAACCCAATGCTGATTCTCAGCTTAGGCGGCGAACATATCAGCCGCAGGAAGGTGGTGGCCATGTCTGA